In one window of Vibrio sp. DW001 DNA:
- a CDS encoding XRE family transcriptional regulator, whose product MDGLSALGEKLKSTRNKMGLSLSEVSSMTGVSKTMLSQIERAESMPTIAIVWKIANGMKIKLDTLLDNSSKLYDVKSIDDKMSIKDDDGRMIIYSIFPFSPMSGFEVFYGVFKPGCNYSNANHMNSSTEQLFVSQGTLELIVGKSTYHIKAGSSISFDSKEDHTYVNSGDIDANVLIIVNYE is encoded by the coding sequence ATGGACGGCTTATCCGCGCTGGGAGAAAAGCTCAAAAGTACTCGCAATAAAATGGGCCTGAGCCTAAGTGAAGTTTCTTCCATGACCGGTGTGAGTAAAACCATGCTTAGTCAGATAGAGCGTGCAGAGTCAATGCCGACAATCGCGATTGTCTGGAAAATCGCCAATGGTATGAAAATTAAACTTGATACATTATTGGACAATTCAAGCAAGCTTTACGATGTAAAAAGCATTGATGATAAAATGTCTATTAAAGATGATGATGGCCGCATGATCATCTACAGCATATTTCCATTTTCTCCGATGAGCGGATTCGAGGTCTTTTATGGTGTATTCAAGCCTGGTTGTAACTATTCCAATGCTAATCATATGAACAGCAGCACTGAACAGCTATTTGTTTCTCAAGGAACGCTGGAATTAATTGTAGGAAAAAGTACTTACCACATCAAAGCAGGGAGCTCGATCTCATTTGACTCCAAAGAAGACCACACTTATGTAAATTCCGGTGATATAGATGCAAATGTACTCATAATAGTTAACTATGAATAA
- a CDS encoding ATP-binding protein, which translates to MKFKRFVPQSLAARTSTMLLIVIIASQLLAGLIWFSHSSENEEQGLKSTVRSLVLSASSTISFFSTLPLDYRHLVLDQLRSMGGTRFFVSLNNRELPVVPIADSSRKQLVLNEAKRILNQELGSDNNIVVEFTTREELKVFSTGISIDELPLLWAHYSLSFGEISPPILVIQIEVSPQEWFYLAAVLPAPYVNLESSFMDSKQLFFLALSAIILLVFTWLVVRSELRPIKNLAKAATLMGNKLSIPEVKEEGSSELKAAVHAFNKMNRRVKSYLREREMLFGAISHDLKTPLACLKLRTEMLDDDDTRAKFEKLTNEIDLMVKGALQCIRDTDIHEEIEAINIIEILGMSTELYNRYAKKVTVYGPNIKLYYGKPLAIKRCIQNLVDNGIKYGKSVSITVKDSPEKVVISFVDKGPGIDKKLTEKVFEPYFRDASDSSGSGLGLTIARSIARAHGGDVVLINQPESQTFEVCLTLSRD; encoded by the coding sequence ATGAAATTTAAGAGGTTTGTCCCTCAGTCTTTAGCCGCACGTACCAGCACTATGCTACTCATTGTTATCATCGCATCACAATTACTTGCCGGTTTAATATGGTTCTCTCACAGCTCTGAGAATGAAGAGCAGGGATTAAAAAGCACGGTACGCAGCTTAGTGTTAAGTGCATCATCCACTATCTCTTTTTTTAGTACACTTCCTTTGGATTACCGGCATCTCGTACTCGATCAATTGAGAAGTATGGGAGGTACGCGATTCTTCGTATCGCTAAATAACCGGGAACTACCGGTCGTCCCAATAGCGGATTCTTCAAGAAAACAACTCGTACTAAATGAAGCGAAAAGGATATTGAATCAGGAGCTTGGTAGCGACAATAACATTGTTGTTGAGTTTACTACCAGAGAGGAACTTAAGGTATTTAGTACCGGCATCAGCATAGACGAGTTACCACTACTTTGGGCTCACTATAGCTTATCTTTTGGTGAAATTAGTCCGCCGATATTGGTTATTCAAATTGAAGTGTCACCGCAAGAATGGTTCTATTTGGCGGCGGTATTACCAGCCCCTTATGTCAATCTTGAAAGTTCCTTTATGGACAGTAAGCAGCTTTTCTTTTTGGCATTGTCCGCCATCATACTGCTTGTTTTTACCTGGCTTGTTGTTCGTTCAGAACTCAGACCAATCAAGAACCTTGCAAAAGCCGCAACGTTAATGGGTAACAAGCTTTCTATTCCTGAAGTTAAGGAAGAAGGAAGTTCGGAACTTAAGGCCGCGGTGCACGCTTTTAACAAAATGAATCGTCGTGTGAAATCGTATTTACGAGAACGAGAAATGTTATTTGGCGCTATTTCGCATGATCTAAAAACGCCATTAGCGTGTTTAAAATTGCGGACAGAAATGCTAGATGACGACGATACACGAGCGAAATTTGAAAAACTCACAAATGAAATTGATTTGATGGTAAAGGGGGCGCTTCAGTGTATTCGGGATACGGATATCCATGAAGAAATTGAGGCGATAAACATAATAGAGATACTGGGAATGAGTACAGAACTATATAATCGTTATGCAAAAAAGGTAACGGTATATGGGCCCAATATAAAACTGTATTACGGCAAACCTTTAGCCATTAAACGCTGTATTCAGAACCTCGTAGATAACGGCATTAAATATGGAAAATCCGTTTCAATTACAGTGAAAGATAGCCCCGAAAAAGTAGTTATTTCATTTGTTGATAAAGGGCCGGGAATCGATAAAAAACTAACGGAGAAGGTATTTGAACCCTATTTTAGAGACGCCTCTGACAGCAGTGGCAGTGGGTTAGGTTTAACCATCGCACGGAGTATCGCTAGGGCCCACGGTGGAGATGTCGTACTCATTAACCAACCAGAAAGTCAAACTTTTGAGGTCTGCTTAACACTAAGTAGAGATTAA
- a CDS encoding NAD/NADP-dependent octopine/nopaline dehydrogenase family protein produces MAIITIIGAGNGAHALAADCKLGGAEVRMYEFTRFNNKVKGIVNSRRVRFEGIEKNHDNFERNGTAVLDMVTYDMKEAVQGSNHILVSVQAQGFQSIFKELAPLLEDGQTVSIFPDNFGSLILRRIMNEQGLNTNVIIAGYSSLVYGARLTDFNNLETETDVVNVMYRENEIRVDTLPSVDFETYLSASKEIPALDATTLVQGDTALDIGLSNVNVLLHVPAVVLNTGTIENWGIIPNIGSHDTIYDIYAHGVSPAVGRVQYAFYQEQVAIAEAFGVGITPVEEDVLQSRMGLIGQMMFGEDFRLPFSEPLDQSTWLPAPKGARFPLDSRYITEDVPVGCNGAIGFAELLQVKTPIIRAMTDLSNLLLETNYYETGYSMKDFGLENMTATDVVGYMRTGR; encoded by the coding sequence ATGGCAATTATTACCATAATTGGTGCTGGTAACGGTGCTCACGCATTGGCTGCCGATTGTAAACTTGGCGGTGCCGAAGTCAGAATGTACGAGTTCACAAGGTTCAATAATAAAGTAAAAGGTATTGTGAATAGCAGAAGAGTTCGCTTTGAAGGTATCGAAAAAAACCATGATAACTTTGAACGCAATGGTACAGCAGTTCTGGATATGGTCACTTATGACATGAAGGAAGCGGTACAAGGTTCTAATCACATTTTGGTTTCAGTACAAGCTCAAGGGTTTCAGTCCATTTTTAAAGAACTGGCACCTCTACTGGAAGACGGACAAACAGTCAGCATCTTCCCGGACAACTTCGGAAGTTTAATTCTTCGTCGAATAATGAATGAACAAGGACTCAATACCAACGTCATTATCGCAGGATATTCATCATTGGTTTACGGTGCCCGATTGACGGACTTTAATAATCTGGAAACAGAAACAGATGTTGTGAATGTAATGTATCGTGAAAATGAAATTAGAGTGGATACATTACCTTCAGTCGACTTCGAAACATATCTTTCCGCCAGTAAAGAAATTCCAGCACTGGATGCAACGACATTGGTTCAGGGTGATACCGCGTTAGATATTGGCCTATCAAATGTCAATGTTCTCTTACATGTTCCTGCCGTGGTACTCAATACAGGAACGATAGAGAACTGGGGCATTATCCCTAATATTGGAAGCCACGATACGATATATGACATTTACGCTCACGGTGTTTCACCGGCTGTAGGCCGAGTACAATACGCTTTTTATCAGGAGCAAGTCGCCATCGCAGAAGCTTTTGGCGTCGGAATAACACCTGTTGAAGAAGATGTACTTCAGTCTCGAATGGGGCTAATCGGTCAGATGATGTTTGGTGAGGATTTCCGCCTTCCATTTTCTGAACCTTTAGATCAATCTACATGGCTTCCAGCTCCAAAGGGGGCGCGTTTCCCATTGGATTCAAGATATATCACAGAAGATGTTCCAGTGGGATGCAATGGTGCCATTGGCTTTGCCGAGCTCCTGCAAGTAAAAACGCCAATCATTCGTGCAATGACCGACTTATCTAATCTCTTGTTGGAAACTAATTACTATGAAACAGGCTATAGCATGAAAGACTTTGGCCTAGAAAATATGACTGCAACAGACGTCGTTGGATACATGCGTACAGGAAGGTAA
- a CDS encoding NapC/NirT family cytochrome c, which produces MKMKKTIVVLLIGLAIGWVTLGGTQVVMHATSDTEFCLSCHTMKIPYEEYQSSIHYSNPKGIRAECSDCHIPQDTVDYLITKIRASKDIYHEFVTGKIDTEEKYEEHRMSMAQTVWDQMKANDSATCRSCHEFDAMDTYEQSEEAVKMHAYGQENNQTCIECHKGVAHFPPVLELDSEAFDNLFSLAEETKDIVKNVVTINGADIGEFGRINPAVQIEVIKTSGNNREVKLSGYQMKGAEQVIYMGEGKRSIIATLSEKGQAALDVGEYKVDEYDNEWRQAELVITIDAPVLPSFEPMWAYAEELDNVYCSACHAKIPPGHFTVNAWGPVAKGMGERTDISELDLEILTKYFQNHAKDIAGSGH; this is translated from the coding sequence ATGAAGATGAAAAAGACGATAGTAGTTTTGTTGATTGGCCTAGCGATTGGTTGGGTTACTTTAGGTGGTACACAAGTGGTAATGCATGCTACCTCTGATACCGAATTTTGCCTGTCCTGCCACACCATGAAAATCCCCTATGAGGAATATCAGAGTTCCATTCATTATAGTAACCCCAAAGGTATAAGGGCTGAATGTTCTGACTGCCATATCCCACAAGATACAGTTGATTACCTGATCACCAAGATCCGTGCATCGAAAGATATCTATCATGAATTTGTAACCGGAAAAATAGATACCGAAGAGAAATACGAAGAACATCGTATGTCGATGGCACAAACGGTTTGGGATCAGATGAAAGCAAATGATTCTGCGACATGCCGTTCTTGCCATGAGTTTGACGCTATGGACACTTATGAGCAATCTGAAGAAGCCGTGAAAATGCATGCTTATGGTCAAGAAAACAACCAAACCTGCATCGAGTGCCATAAAGGTGTCGCTCACTTCCCACCAGTGCTAGAACTCGATTCAGAAGCTTTCGACAACCTGTTCTCTCTTGCAGAAGAGACTAAGGACATCGTTAAAAATGTTGTGACCATCAATGGTGCCGATATAGGTGAGTTTGGTCGTATCAATCCAGCGGTTCAGATTGAGGTGATCAAAACAAGCGGTAATAACCGAGAAGTCAAGTTATCCGGTTACCAAATGAAAGGCGCTGAACAGGTTATTTACATGGGTGAAGGGAAGCGCTCGATTATTGCCACCCTTTCCGAGAAAGGACAAGCCGCTCTTGATGTTGGTGAATATAAAGTGGACGAATATGATAACGAATGGCGTCAAGCTGAGTTAGTTATCACTATTGATGCACCAGTACTACCTTCATTTGAACCAATGTGGGCTTATGCAGAAGAGTTAGACAACGTTTATTGTTCTGCATGTCATGCAAAAATTCCTCCTGGTCACTTTACAGTTAATGCTTGGGGCCCGGTAGCGAAAGGTATGGGTGAGCGTACCGATATCTCTGAACTCGATCTAGAAATACTCACTAAATACTTCCAAAACCATGCGAAAGATATCGCTGGTTCGGGCCATTAA
- a CDS encoding PTS transporter subunit EIIC, whose amino-acid sequence MSTKISTLPKQSTSLFSILKKGITKLSTVGRALMLPISILPAAGLLLAFGDKLDIPLMVGAGDVIFSNLPLLFAVGAAVGLTKESGIAGLAAVVAMLVMNMTIGVHAGVTQEMALAGGAYALVLGIPSLQMGVFGGLIAGILAATMYNRFHQIQLPAFLGFFSGKRFVPIVTAVSAFLLGLILPSIWMHVQAGIDALSNIVNGDNQALSTFIFGFTERALIPLGLHHIWYPSFWFSFGEYTNEAGAVINGDQTIWFKMFAEGVKDFNSDTYQGAGKFMQGEFPLMLFALPAACLAMYHEAKTQNRKYAAGILFSAALTCFITGITEPVEFTFIFVSPLLYIFNAVSTGFAYMFMYLLDAHLAKSFSAGLIDYITLGIIPSFNGFETNYLAAAIVGVPMAIMYYFVFRLVIRKFDVQTPGRTDEIKEEVTLSDEQLTKLTLDFVGGHDNLMSVTSCITRLRLEVKDTSLINEKGLSDIGAMGVIKVGSNGIQIVYGAKAQFIAERINQH is encoded by the coding sequence ATGAGCACAAAAATTTCGACGTTGCCGAAACAAAGCACGTCTTTATTCTCTATTCTTAAGAAAGGCATAACAAAGCTCTCAACCGTTGGTCGTGCGCTAATGCTACCTATCTCGATATTGCCAGCCGCTGGGCTATTGTTGGCGTTCGGGGACAAATTAGATATTCCGTTAATGGTTGGTGCTGGTGATGTTATTTTTAGCAATCTACCTTTATTATTTGCCGTTGGCGCCGCAGTAGGTCTAACGAAAGAATCTGGTATTGCAGGATTAGCCGCCGTCGTCGCGATGCTGGTTATGAACATGACAATTGGTGTTCATGCCGGGGTAACTCAAGAAATGGCGCTCGCAGGAGGAGCTTACGCCTTGGTGTTAGGTATACCTAGCCTTCAGATGGGTGTTTTTGGTGGATTAATTGCCGGTATTCTTGCGGCAACTATGTATAATCGTTTCCATCAAATCCAGCTCCCTGCTTTTCTCGGTTTCTTTTCTGGAAAGAGGTTTGTCCCTATTGTTACCGCAGTCAGTGCTTTCTTACTTGGCCTTATTCTACCGAGTATATGGATGCATGTTCAGGCAGGGATTGATGCATTATCAAATATCGTAAATGGTGATAACCAAGCACTTTCTACCTTCATTTTTGGTTTCACAGAAAGGGCGCTGATTCCTCTTGGTCTTCATCACATTTGGTATCCTTCATTCTGGTTTTCATTTGGTGAATATACGAATGAAGCAGGGGCTGTCATTAATGGTGATCAGACAATTTGGTTCAAAATGTTTGCGGAAGGTGTAAAAGACTTTAACTCTGATACCTATCAAGGTGCAGGGAAATTCATGCAGGGTGAGTTCCCTCTCATGCTATTTGCTTTACCAGCAGCATGTCTAGCGATGTATCATGAAGCAAAAACTCAAAACAGAAAATACGCGGCTGGTATCCTATTTTCCGCTGCCCTGACTTGCTTTATCACAGGTATAACTGAACCTGTCGAATTCACCTTTATCTTTGTATCCCCACTGCTCTATATTTTTAATGCCGTCAGTACCGGTTTTGCATACATGTTTATGTATTTACTTGACGCTCATCTAGCCAAATCATTTTCTGCTGGGTTAATCGATTATATTACTTTGGGTATCATTCCTTCATTTAATGGATTCGAAACTAACTACCTCGCGGCAGCGATAGTTGGCGTACCGATGGCTATTATGTATTACTTCGTATTCCGTCTTGTGATTCGAAAATTTGATGTGCAAACACCAGGTCGTACTGACGAAATAAAAGAAGAAGTCACCCTAAGTGATGAACAGCTTACCAAATTAACGCTTGATTTCGTCGGTGGCCACGACAACCTAATGTCCGTCACATCTTGTATCACGAGGCTTCGCCTTGAAGTTAAAGATACCTCCTTAATTAATGAAAAAGGATTATCAGATATCGGAGCAATGGGCGTTATTAAGGTTGGCTCAAACGGAATACAGATTGTGTATGGTGCAAAAGCACAATTTATAGCTGAGCGTATCAACCAACACTAG
- a CDS encoding ABC transporter substrate-binding protein codes for MKLLMICIALLSFESQSKEVEFLHWWTSKGEVAALKVMEDALVAQDHIWKSTPVKGGGGDTAMAVLQARAIAGNPPTLAQIEGMAIKSWAKLGFLSSLDTVAQVEKWDEVMLPTARSINKFEGHYVAVPITIHRVNWMWVNNLVLAKAGLEVPQTWSEFIAALKVLKTKEVKPLALGNSPWQISMLFENIALGIGGQDYYQKALVEMSPEALNSQEMVDILNVFRQIGDITKGSLTKQRWDEATNELINNEAAFQILGDWVIGELISDDAQIPDHISCFVSPQTEGVYIYNMDSFVIFNQSFGFQKSDTDGLGKTLSSALFQEEFSKKKGSIPARGDIPLNDFNICSQQSRRDFDLSERNEALVPSMTDSMAVAPIVQNAIIEELYRFFNDSTKTPEQLISRLIAISSSRSGND; via the coding sequence ATGAAATTATTAATGATTTGTATCGCGCTACTCAGTTTTGAGTCGCAATCTAAGGAAGTAGAATTCCTTCACTGGTGGACATCAAAGGGAGAAGTCGCGGCGCTAAAAGTGATGGAAGATGCATTAGTCGCTCAAGACCATATATGGAAGAGTACACCGGTCAAAGGGGGCGGTGGCGATACCGCTATGGCGGTATTGCAAGCAAGAGCGATAGCCGGAAATCCGCCAACGCTTGCACAAATTGAAGGCATGGCGATTAAATCATGGGCTAAACTGGGTTTTTTATCCTCATTAGACACCGTCGCTCAAGTTGAAAAGTGGGATGAAGTAATGCTGCCCACGGCACGAAGCATCAATAAGTTTGAGGGGCATTATGTTGCTGTGCCCATTACGATCCATCGCGTAAATTGGATGTGGGTTAATAACTTGGTATTGGCGAAGGCGGGATTAGAGGTACCACAAACGTGGTCGGAGTTTATTGCGGCGTTAAAAGTTCTCAAAACAAAAGAAGTTAAACCGCTCGCGTTGGGGAACTCACCATGGCAGATATCTATGCTGTTTGAAAATATTGCCCTTGGAATTGGAGGACAAGATTACTATCAAAAAGCGTTAGTAGAGATGTCTCCTGAAGCACTAAATAGTCAAGAAATGGTCGATATTCTTAATGTGTTTCGTCAAATAGGAGATATCACTAAAGGTAGCCTGACTAAGCAACGTTGGGATGAAGCAACCAATGAGTTAATAAATAATGAAGCTGCTTTCCAAATATTGGGTGATTGGGTTATAGGTGAATTAATCTCTGATGACGCGCAAATACCCGATCATATTTCTTGCTTTGTATCGCCTCAAACTGAGGGGGTTTATATATACAATATGGATAGCTTTGTAATATTTAACCAGAGTTTTGGGTTTCAAAAATCAGATACTGATGGTCTTGGTAAAACGTTGTCTAGCGCTTTATTTCAGGAAGAATTTAGTAAAAAGAAAGGGTCCATTCCTGCCCGAGGAGATATACCACTAAATGACTTCAATATCTGTTCGCAACAATCTCGACGAGACTTCGATCTATCGGAAAGAAACGAGGCTCTAGTGCCTAGTATGACTGACTCGATGGCCGTCGCTCCTATTGTTCAGAACGCCATAATTGAGGAGCTTTATCGCTTCTTTAACGATTCTACGAAAACGCCTGAGCAGTTGATCTCTCGATTAATTGCTATATCAAGTAGCCGCTCTGGAAACGATTAG
- a CDS encoding L-serine ammonia-lyase, iron-sulfur-dependent, subunit alpha, giving the protein MEKNAFVKVLEAELIPALGCTEPVAFALTAATARKYAPGEIKRISMEGSGLMVIGVQSVGIPNTGGKCGGFLSTLLGVLAGDADLDMEVLSKVTDTDVKAAEELIEQLVAAQKLDLDMVTPAPSIYLKITIETDQHTASVSLWNEHNGIKFIEQDGKVLLGNREEEKEALANQETIPVDTSFLSVETIYDFCSSCDISDLDHIKTAIELTRGICKDGLDNEYGLQVARTLQQKIDQGLIADDEITHVLKWTVAGLDARMGGSGYTAMSNTGSGNQGIISSMAPIAAADFRKCSEEEMIRAVAMSNLVNIYLDYKSNEYAHLSPMCYCSGVATASAASGVAFLRGATKEQISDMIRTSLGNLAGVICDGAKPSCAFRSYTGLSGALQAMLMAERGLSSSDVEGIVNKSVDGTIENIYRLQKECMSNTDAFVFKVKRKQGTIC; this is encoded by the coding sequence ATGGAAAAAAATGCATTTGTTAAGGTTCTTGAAGCTGAGCTTATCCCCGCACTGGGATGTACCGAGCCAGTCGCATTCGCGCTTACTGCAGCAACAGCCCGAAAGTATGCCCCTGGTGAAATTAAACGTATTTCTATGGAAGGCTCAGGTCTTATGGTCATTGGAGTACAATCCGTCGGAATTCCAAATACTGGCGGTAAATGTGGTGGTTTCTTATCCACGCTTCTAGGGGTACTTGCTGGTGATGCAGATCTAGATATGGAAGTACTGAGTAAGGTAACGGATACCGATGTTAAGGCAGCTGAAGAGCTTATTGAACAACTTGTCGCCGCCCAAAAACTTGACCTTGATATGGTTACTCCTGCCCCGTCTATCTATTTAAAGATAACGATAGAGACCGACCAACATACCGCCTCTGTAAGCCTTTGGAATGAACATAATGGCATCAAATTTATTGAACAAGATGGGAAAGTACTACTTGGCAACCGCGAGGAAGAAAAAGAAGCATTAGCGAACCAAGAAACCATCCCCGTAGATACCTCTTTCTTGTCAGTAGAAACCATCTATGACTTCTGTTCGAGCTGCGACATTAGCGACCTTGATCATATCAAAACAGCGATTGAGCTAACACGTGGTATCTGTAAGGACGGCCTAGATAACGAATACGGTCTACAGGTGGCTCGCACTCTACAACAGAAAATCGACCAAGGCTTAATTGCTGATGACGAAATAACTCATGTTCTCAAGTGGACCGTTGCAGGTTTAGATGCACGTATGGGAGGCAGTGGCTATACAGCAATGAGCAACACAGGAAGCGGTAATCAAGGTATCATTTCCAGCATGGCACCTATCGCAGCTGCCGATTTTCGTAAGTGTAGCGAAGAAGAAATGATTCGTGCTGTGGCCATGTCTAACCTTGTGAACATCTACCTTGACTACAAATCCAACGAGTACGCGCATTTATCACCAATGTGTTATTGCTCTGGTGTTGCGACGGCTTCCGCAGCAAGTGGTGTTGCATTTTTACGCGGTGCTACAAAGGAACAGATCTCCGACATGATACGAACATCTTTAGGTAATCTGGCTGGTGTAATTTGTGATGGTGCAAAACCAAGTTGTGCATTTAGATCATACACCGGTTTGAGTGGTGCCTTACAAGCAATGCTAATGGCCGAAAGAGGGCTCAGCTCAAGCGACGTTGAAGGTATTGTCAATAAGAGCGTAGATGGCACTATTGAGAATATATACCGTTTACAAAAAGAGTGTATGTCCAATACGGATGCATTTGTTTTCAAAGTTAAAAGAAAACAAGGCACTATCTGTTAG
- a CDS encoding response regulator transcription factor — protein sequence MNNKTILVVDDNKELRDALSEYLGRSNFTVLTASDGEDMWRILETHEPNLIILDIMMPGDDGFTLCSQIRRNSSVPIIMLTAVTEEADRVAGLEMGADDYITKSFSPRELLARIKAILRRATHSPEAPFARKVTFSGWTLDTITRQLLCHDKPAKQLSGADFSLLALFLRQPNEILSRDAIAQAIWGRDSEPLERGIDVQISRLRHHLDDKQRNTIITVRNKGYMLAVETLHEI from the coding sequence TTGAACAATAAAACTATATTGGTCGTCGATGATAATAAAGAATTAAGAGATGCCCTTAGTGAATATCTGGGGCGTAGCAACTTCACTGTACTCACTGCTAGCGATGGTGAAGATATGTGGCGGATACTCGAAACCCATGAACCGAATTTGATCATACTGGATATCATGATGCCTGGAGATGATGGATTTACGTTGTGTTCACAAATTCGACGTAACTCTAGTGTGCCAATTATCATGCTAACAGCAGTAACAGAAGAGGCTGATCGTGTTGCAGGATTAGAAATGGGCGCCGATGACTATATCACCAAATCGTTTAGCCCTCGAGAGCTTCTCGCGAGAATAAAAGCTATCTTGAGGCGGGCGACCCACAGCCCAGAAGCCCCATTTGCTAGAAAAGTCACCTTTTCTGGTTGGACGCTAGATACAATAACTCGCCAATTATTGTGTCATGATAAACCAGCAAAACAGCTTTCTGGTGCGGACTTTTCTCTACTTGCTCTTTTTTTACGTCAGCCCAATGAGATACTTTCTAGAGACGCTATTGCACAGGCTATATGGGGGCGAGATTCTGAACCGCTAGAAAGAGGGATTGATGTGCAGATCAGTCGGTTACGCCATCACTTAGATGATAAACAGAGAAACACCATCATCACCGTTCGTAATAAAGGTTATATGCTAGCGGTGGAAACGTTGCATGAAATTTAA
- a CDS encoding XRE family transcriptional regulator produces the protein MDDISAMGDTLKHTRNKMGLSLSEVSSMTGVSKTMLSQIERAESMPTIATVWKIANGLRIKLETLLNSSGKLYEVKDIDDMIPLRDDDDRILIYSIFPFSPTSGFEVFYGILKPGCNYAKSNHKNSTTEQIFVSQGKIELVVGKKTYHIKEGCAIAFDSKEDHTYINSGDKDASVHIIVNYE, from the coding sequence ATGGATGATATTTCCGCAATGGGAGACACTCTTAAACATACCAGAAATAAGATGGGTTTAAGTTTAAGTGAGGTTTCTTCCATGACCGGTGTGAGCAAAACCATGCTTAGTCAGATAGAGCGTGCGGAGTCAATGCCGACAATTGCTACTGTTTGGAAAATTGCTAACGGTCTAAGGATAAAACTAGAAACGCTGTTAAATTCTTCAGGTAAATTATATGAAGTCAAAGATATCGATGACATGATTCCTTTGAGGGATGATGATGATCGGATATTGATTTACAGTATATTTCCATTTTCTCCGACGAGTGGTTTTGAAGTTTTCTACGGAATCTTGAAGCCAGGATGTAATTATGCTAAATCGAACCATAAAAACAGTACTACCGAGCAAATATTTGTATCTCAAGGGAAAATTGAATTAGTCGTTGGAAAGAAGACATATCATATCAAAGAGGGCTGTGCGATTGCCTTCGACTCTAAAGAAGATCATACCTATATAAACTCAGGTGATAAGGATGCCTCGGTTCACATCATCGTTAACTATGAATAG